A stretch of Arctopsyche grandis isolate Sample6627 chromosome 9, ASM5162203v2, whole genome shotgun sequence DNA encodes these proteins:
- the LOC143916640 gene encoding GILT-like protein 1, whose product MKQIISMKHVIGLLCLIALVSAKSKKTDSNDKIKVAVYYEALCPDSVRFITKQLYPAWQTMHNAFKVKLIPYGKAVHNKIDGKWQFECQHGPKECYGNKIQGCTLKIKSLSDENKFDLINCLMSNKRPDAALSECSTKLNITTTDVQTCADGTKGDDILATYGDKTANLKPSLSFVPTVIFNEKFDQDQQNEAMVDLKSVICKLATKKPAQCA is encoded by the exons ATGAAGCAAATTATCAGCATGAAACACGTTATTGGACTTTTGTGTCTAATCGCTCTCGTCTctgcaaaatcaaaaaaaactgATTCTAACGATAAG ATAAAAGTCGCTGTATACTATGAAGCTTTGTGTCCAGATAGTGTCAGATTCATCACAAAGCAATTATATCCAGCATGGCAAACAATGCACAATGCTTTCAAAGTGAAATTGATCCCCTATGGAAAGGCAGTT CATAATAAAATAGATGGAAAGTGGCAATTTGAATGTCAACATGGACCAAAGGAATGTTATGGCAATAAG ATACAAGGATGTACTCTCAAGATCAAAAGCTTGAGCGACGAGAATAAGTTTGACCTCATCAATTGTTTAATGTCCAATAAACGTCCTGATGCTGCACTCAGCGAA TGCTCTACAAAATTGAACATCACAACGACTGATGTTCAAACGTGTGCCGATGGAACGAAAGGTGACGACATCTTGGCCACCTATGGGGATAAAACAGCCAATTTGAAGCCTTCGCTTTCATTTGTACCAACGGTTATCTTCAATGAG AAATTTGATCAAGATCAGCAAAACGAAGCTATGGTAGACTTGAAAAGTGTCATCTGCAAGTTGGCGACAAAGAAACCTGCCCAATGCGCCTAA
- the LOC143917250 gene encoding uncharacterized protein LOC143917250 yields MILKFLVFGLFCSVLCIDPIPIPEPKDNKWDKNVRSTAQIGFHATLYHDMYLLKTAIKSLEDQMIRFSDFYANKLDQKLSSLLTSAMNLDANVKSIQEKAHSWDLLQHHVSAWNEQIKSLDRKVDIISGGQEKMLLLDGKLGFLLNLEYNSQRTVNKLTSLEDRLDSIEKAVKNKEARSPTIYDEFATRGVLSTFKTLEQKMDRSNLMLHQMISNRRGIAAGKCHSNESESHYVGKGKYIVTCSTPPIIEELVKDMSSKVDLVYDKIMDDSGSDEEEKEKTSDIDDNAENEYSDEIYQSDEAEFSTPNPGKSIILSKSERKVVKKFLKHLVCPSRKKLDLILNKINTSQASIDNLTQIYMQDKNNINNIECNKMVVSKNEEILKKSWNELIKNISKMCQCNLSDSKQTTESIYDNNSTILTNNYPTITVNKYNEKESIETIFNDAVRNGNSKNTQSIFSTTDMSSTMEYDDFSADDIYYINVSDLSLDIVRRLTVANYSVDFCRNPGSEYCDDEGFVTIQSRVDGGENFSRSWNEYKLGFGSLDEGNFWIGNEAIHYMTLKRNQYLFPILKIELEDFEGNTALAQYSTFEVDSEEYFYKLKIRGYTGNASDSFTYHNGAKFSTYDKTNDKAPACCPCSNSYGGGWWFDSCFESNLNGVYYDVPTKDDFRGIIWEHWAGETSLAKTKMSIKMRTMWMDRKPTSEDP; encoded by the exons atgattttgaaatttttagtaTTTGGATTATTTTGTAGTGTATTGTGTATTGATCCGATTCCAATCCCAGAGCCAAAAGACAATAAATGGGATAAAAATGTGAGAAGTACAG CACAAATTGGATTTCATGCTACTTTATAtcatgatatgtatttattaaagacTGCAATAAAATCTTTAGaag ACCAAATGATTAGATTTAGTGATTTTTATGCGAATAAACTCGATCAAAAATTGTCATCGTTATTAACTAGTGCTATGAATTTGGATGCCAACGTAAAAAGCATTCAG GAAAAAGCACACTCGTGGGATTTGCTTCAGCATCATGTATCCGCTTGGAATGAACAAATAAAATCACTCGATAGAAAAGTTGATATTATTAGTGG tgGACAAGAAAAGATGTTATTACTTGATGGTAAGTTGGGTTTTTTACTCAACTTGGAATATAATTCCCAAAGGACTGTGAATAAGTTGACAAGTCTTGAAGATAGATTGGATTCAATTGAGAAAGCTGTGAAAAATAAAGAAGCCAGATCTCCCACGATCTATGATGAGTTTGCTACGCGAGGTGTTCTAAGTACATTTAAAACTTTAGAGCAAAAAATGGATAGATCAAATTTGATGTTGCATCAGATGATATCGAATAGACGTGGAATAg CCGCCGGGAAATGTCATAGTAATGAATCTGAGAGTCATTATGTTGGAAAAGGTAAATATATCGTCACGTGTTCGACACCTCCAATTATTGAAGAGTTGGTTAAAGATATGTCTTCAAAGGTGGATCTAGTCTATGATAAAATCATGGATGACAGTGGTAGTGATgaagaagaaaaagaaaagaCAAGTGATATTGATGATAATGCTGAGAATGAATATTCAGATGAGATTTATCAATCAGATGAAGCCGAATTTTCTACTCCAAATCCGGGGAAATCAATAATACTTTCAAAATCAGAAAGGAAAGTAGTCAAGAAGTTTTTGAAACATTTGGTCTGTCCGTCGAGGAAAAAATtagatttgattttaaataaaattaatacaagccAGGCATCAATTGATAACTTAACTCAAATTTATATGCAagataaaaataacataaataatatagaatGCAATAAAATGGTGGTGTCTAAAAatgaagaaatattaaaaa AATCTTGGAAtgagttaattaaaaatatttctaaaatgtGTCAATGTAATTTGTCTGACTCGAAACAAACGACTGAATCAATTTATGATAATAATTCTACAATATTAACCAATAATTACCCTACAATTACTGTTAATAAATATAACGAGAAGGAGTCAATTGAAACTATATTTAACGATGCAGTACGAAATGGAAATTCAAAAAATACCCAATCCATTTTCTCAACTACTGATATGAGTTCAACTATGGAATACGATGACTTTTCAGCCGATGATATCTACTACATCAACGTAAGTGATTTATCGTTAGATATTGTCAGGCGTTTGACAGTGGCAAATTATTCAGTTGATTTCTGTAGAAATCCTGGCTCAGA GTATTGCGATGATGAAGGATTCGTGACCATTCAAAGTAGAGTTGATGGGGGTGAAAATTTCTCTAGATCTTGGAATGAGTATAAGTTGGGATTTGGAAGTTTAGATGAAGGCAATTTTTGGATTGGCAACGAAGCCATTCATTATATGACGCTGAAACGTAATCAGTATCTGTTTCCTATTTTGAAAATAGAACTAGAAGATTTTGAAGGCAACACAGCTTTGGCACAGTATAGTACTTTTGAG gtAGATTCTGAAGAATATTTCTACAAGTTAAAAATAAGAGGCTATACAGGAAATGCCTCAGATTCTTTTACTTATCACAATGGAGCTAAGTTCAGCACGTATGATAAGACTAATGACAAAGCACCGGCATGTTGTCCTTGTTCAAATTCTTATGGTGGTGGATGGTGGTTTgacag TTGCTTTGAATCAAATTTAAACGGAGTCTATTATGACGTTCCAACTAAAGACGATTTTAGAGGAATAATATGGGAACACTGGGCTGGTGAAACTTCTTTAGCAAAGACAAAAATGTCTATTAAAATGAGAACTATGTGGATGGATCGGAAACCGACATCTGAAGATCCATAG